GAAGTTGTGAAAAGTTCTCAAAGAAGGCTGATATGATGTGTTCAGAAGGTTCTATATGTATAACCACACGCCCCAAAGGATCTTTTCCAACGCGCACACCTTTTCTTAGATATGTGGGAAGTAAGCTAAACAATGTCTGGTTTACAACAATTTCAAGCCCATAAAACTCCTCAGCAATGGGTATGTCCTGAGTAGATATGACCATATGGTATCCTTCAGCTTCTTGTGTAGATACTACCAACGGATTAAGCTTTTCAAGATAACCTGCGATAATATTAAAAAGTTCTTCTTCTGCAAGGACAAGCACTCTTTTATCGCTTAAGTCTTTTGCCCAATGAGACTTGCCGCCCGTCTTTTCAATAAGCTTTATCTCCTCAATAACCATACTTGGGTCCATGCCTTTGCACATATCGTAGATGGTAAGCAAACATATGGCTACCGAAGTTAGAGCTTCCATCTCATAACCTGTCCTTTCTATGCCTTTTACGTAAGAAAATGCTTCTATAGTATCTTCCTTAATGTTTATATCCACCTGGGCATGTTGAAAAGTTAGTGGGTGGCAGAAAGGCAAAAGCTCTGAGGTTCTTTTTACAGACATAATACCAGCAAGCTTGCTTGCCTCAAGGACATTTCCCTTGGGTATCTTTCCCTCCAGTATGGCTTTTACCGTTTGTGGGCTTAATCTTATCCTACCGTAAGCTTTTGCGGTTCTCAGAGTAGTTGGTTTTGAGCTTACATCTACAGTGCGCATGGGAAAATTATAACATCCACATGTGGTTCAGGGGTCCATGCCCGTGTCCTATGTCAAGGCTTTTCTCTATGGCAGACTGAAGATAGTGTTTTGCCTTTCTGATGGCTTCAAGAGGTTCTTCTCCTTTTGCCAAAAAGGCTGTTATAGCGGAAGAAAAGGTGCATCCTGTACCGTGGGTGTTTTTTGTAAGCACATACTTACCTTCCAGATAGTGAAAGCTTTTTCCGTCATAAACCACATCTACCTTTTTATCGCCTTCCAGATGCCCACCCTTTACTACCACATAAGAAGGACCAAAGGAGTAGATGACTTTGCAAGCTTTTTCCATGTCCTCTAAGCCTTTTATCTCAAAACCGCACATCTCCTGAGCTTCTGGGATATTGGGTGTTGCGACAAGAGCAAGAGGTAAAAGTTCTTTAATGAGCGTTTCTTTTGCAGATGGTGCAAGCAGTGAGTCTCCTGACTTTGCCCTCATAACTGGGTCTACCACGAGATTTTCTATCCTGAAATCCTTTATTGCTTTTGAGACGGCCTTTATGATCTCTTCAGAAGAGAGCATTCCTGTTTTTGCAGCATCTACGCCTATATCTTCCACCACCACTTTTATCTGGTTGTATACTACATGCGCGGGGAGGTCATAAACACCAAACACTCCCACTGTGTTTTGGACAGTAATGGAGGTTATTGCAGTCATACCGTAAACGCCAAGAACGGTAAAAGTTTTGAGGTCCGCCTGAATGCCCGCACCGCCCCCGCTGTCAGACCCTGCAATGGTTAAAGCCTTTGGTATCATCAGAAGAACACCCCAAGCACAAAGTGAAGTTTGCTTCTTGATGTATCGCCCGGTACCTTCTTGGTCTTGAAAGCCCAGTCAAGCTTTATGGGAGCAAAGGGAGTTATGAACCTTATGCCTACACCATAGCCACCACGGAAGTTTTGAGGTTTAAAGTCCTTCCAGCTGTTAGCAGCCAAACCAGTATCATAAAATACAGCACCGTAAAGTATGTTCTTGTATATGGGATAGTTAAGTTCTGCGGACAGTATAAGCTCCCTATTTCCTCCTATAGGGTCGTTGGTGTTAGGGTCAAGAGGTCCAGCGTAGCCGTACTTGTAGCCCCTTATGGTAAAATCACCACCCACAAAGAACCTCTCATCAAGGGGAACAGTCTTTCCACCGTAAGGCTCTACCACACCCACCACACCTTTTAAAGATAATATAAGACCTGTATCAAAGATGTTATCCTTCATGAACATTTGATGAGACAGAACCACCTTGTTGAACTTTTCTGTACCTCCCAGAACGGGAACAGCAACAGAATAGTTAAGGTCCGTCAGAGCTCCCTTTGTTGGGAAAAGGTAGTTGTCCCTTGTGTCTCTGGTAATGCCCAAGATGAGTTTTCTTGACTGTCTTGTGCCTGCTTCCTGCTGGACTACAGGAGATGCATTAGGTGAAATGTTAGAGTACCTGACTTTTTGTAAGCTGAATCCACCGCTCACGCGCCAATATTCTGCAAGCTCACGAGAGAGTATAAGATCAATTCCCGTTCTGGATACTGTGTATGTAGTGTAGTCTATACGCCTATCGTATAAAGACCCGGTAAGATCCATGGGTCTATTGAGAAACCACTTTTTAGTGTAAGATACCGAATTGTCCTTGTATCTGCTACCGTAGGATACAGATATACCCGCTATATCACCCGTGCCCAAAAAGTTGCCCTTTCTTAGAGACACAAAGCCTGCCACTTTTGTGACCTGATTGTACCCAAGACCCACAGAGAACTGCCCGGTAAACCTTTCCCTGACATTAACTTCAAAGTCCCACCTTTTGCCTTCAGAAGGTAAAGGCTGTATGGACACATCCTCGTAATATCCGAGGTTGAATATCCTAGTCCTTGAGCGTTCTATCTCTTTTTCGTCCGCAAGCTCACCTTCTTGTAATCTCATTTCCCTTCTTATCACATAGTCCCTTGTCTCATAGTTACCTCTTATTTGAATTCTATCCACATAAACGGGTTCTCCTTCGTTTATCTTTAGTACCACGTTCACTTTTTTGCCTTCACTGTCTACCTTTTCATCTTTGGAAACAGAAACATTGAGAAAACCTATAGAGGAGTATTGTTTTTTTATATTCTCTATAAGATCATTAATGACCTGTTCTCTGTAATAACCACCCTTGTTTTTTTTCAAGATTTTTCCTACGAGCTCATTGTAAGAGAAAAGGGTATTACCTTCTATTTTAAGTTCATCAAGCTTGTATCTTTTACCCTCATATATGTCTATTTCCACCGTGTATTTGCTGTCTTTTTTAGTAATGTTGTAAGATATCTTCGCATCCAAAAAACCCTCAGACCTGTAAAAGTCCTCAAGTCTTCTAATATCATCCTTTAGGACTTCTTCACTAAAAGGTGGGTGTAGCCTAAAAGCCAAAAGGCTGGGAGGTTTTGTTTCCATTTGGTCCAACAACCTGCCAGACCTGAAAGTTTTATTTCCTTTGAATACTATTGAGGACACATACTCCGGAGAGCCTTCCACTATTTGATAAACCAGTTTAGAAGCCCCTTTCTTTGGAACCAGTTGGTAGGATACCACCACATTGGGATAACCCTCTTTGGCGTAAGCTTCTATGATCTTTCTCTTTATGTACTCCATCTCCTCTCTGCTTAAAACCCTTCCAAGTTTTAGTCTCCTTTGGATCTCCACCTTTTCCTCTATGGCAGGAGATGATGTGTAGCCTTTGGTGAGCTCCTCTATATCTATCTTGCCCACCTCCGTCTCTATGCCTATCTTTCTCTCCAGGTCCTCTGACTTTATCTTTCTGTTGCCCGTAAATTCTATCTTATAGATAATAGGAAGGTCTACCACATTATAGTAGAGTATAACTTTATCACCTTCTCTTTCTTCCCGCACCTCTATCTTATCAAAAAATCCTGTTCTGTATAGTCTTCTTATGTCTTCTCTAACCAAGTCAGGTGTATAAGTGATACCCTCCCTTGCCTTTATTAGAGCTCTTATGACCTCATCAGGCACATACTTAGCTCCGGATATTTCCACCCTCTGTATGACTTGACCAAAGGAAAAGCCTGCAAAAAGCAAGCTCATCAAAAATGCTTTTCTAAACAAGTAGGACATCTTTCTTGCCCTCCTCTATGTATCCACATACAAAAGCAGACTCAGCAAGCTCTTTTACTTTATGAACTTGCCCTTCTTCTACTACCAGCACAAAACCAAGTCCCATATTAAAGGTCCTATACATCTCATCCTCTTCTATAGCTCCCAGCTCCCTTATCCAATCAAAAACGTAGTTTTTGGGTATGAGTTTCTTTTCCACCACCGCCCTTTTGCCTTCTGGCAGAATTCTTATCAAGTTGCCCTTTATACCGCCTCCCGTTATGTGCGCCATACCTTTGAGCTTGACCTTCCCTTTGAGCTTTTCAATCTCTTGTGCGTATATACGTGTAGGTTCAAGAAGTAATTCATAAACATATTTGCCATCTACTTTGTCTGTGTAGCTGACTCTTTTAAGTTCCAAGACCTTTCTTATGAGAGAGAAGCCATTGGAGTGAAAACCAGAAGATGCAAAACCCACTAAAACATCTCCTTCTTTTATATCCTCACCCGTTATAAGCTCATCTTTCTCACAAACTCCCAAGCAAAAACCTGCAAGGTCATAAACTCCATCAGGATAAAAGTCTGGCATTTCTGCGGTTTCACCACCTACCAAAGGCACGTTTGCTATTTTGCAACCTTCAACTATACCGTCAATAACCTTCTTCAAAACATTGAGGTCTATCTTTCCAGTGGCTATGTAGTCCAGAAAGGCAATAGGCTTAGCACCCGATGTGATAACATCGTTCACATTCATGGCAACAAGGTCTATACCTATAGTGTGATGAATGCCTACTGCCTGTGCTATCTTTAACTTTGTCCCCACACCGTCTGTGGACATCATGATCACAGGCTCTTTGTATCCCCTTATTTCCAATCCACTTGCAAAACTTCCCCAAAGCAGAACACCCTTTGAAAGATGCTTTACCTTCTGTTTTATGTAATCTACGAACTCCTCAGCCTTTTGAATATCTACACCAGCAGACTTGTAAGTAAGCTTATCCATGGAAGTAAAACTCCTCCAAAATGGTGTAAATGGGACCTATAGAACTCAGCGAGCTTTTAACCAAAGCTATGCGATCTACGACATCTTCTCCAAAGTTTGTGTTTTCGTAGTGTTTTAGAAGATCTCTGAGTTTCTTCCGATCAAACTCCTTTATCCTACATATGGTTACATGCGGATGGAAAGGTTTACCCTCCTCTCTTATACCTGACCTTCTGTTGGCTCTGATAACTTCCTTAGCAAGATCTCTCAGTTGATTACTACCTTCCGAGACGCCTATCCACAAAACCCTTGCTTTATCAATTGAAGGAAAAACTCCCAAAGACCTGTACTTTACCTGTATAGGTTTGTATCTGTTCGCTACAGTTTGTATGTTTTTTATAACATCCATCAGTTTTTCTTCCTCTATATCACCCAGAAACTGAAAGGTTATGTGAAGGTTCTGGGGTTCTACCCATTTGCCTTTTATAAAGCTCTCCGTTTGCTTTTCCAATTTTTCTATATGTTCATACAATTTCTTTGTAGTAAAAAAACCTACGAAAGCTCTGATCATTTAGAGAAGATTATAAACTAAGTTTTACGTCCAGTAGAGAAATTAGTATTTAGTGTAAAGCTATGTGCTTGATTTCTCACTCAGCATATGTGAATAGGTGGTCTTATATAAGCTTCATCATCAAGTGAAGCAAAGGCTATAAACAAACTCAAATTTTTACCTATTCCTTATCAGATACCTCTTGAGACCCTCCTGCACCATGTTCACACCCATGAAAAGCCGGATCCATAGTTCTAATAACATTATCTTCTACGCACTTAATAATTACAAAATGAGAATCGTTACGATTTTTTGGTGATACTGTTTCTATAATAAACACTTCACTCCTATTATTACAAACCATTTTCTTGAATTCATTAATAGCTCTTGGACAAGCTCTTTTTTCCGCAAACCTCAATTTGGGGCAGTACTTTCTTATTATTATCCCACTTGACACTACCATCCTCGGTAAAGCAATCCCTACATCTATTAACCTTACACACATCAACATTACAGCCTGCGTAGTTCATCAAAGAAACTAAAGAGGTAAGAGCGCAACCTAAGGCACACACCGTGCGTGAAGTATAAGCATCTACATTTCCTCCCTCCGAAAGGTACTTAAGTTAAATGAGGCACTAAAATGCTTATAACTACAGAAATGTAAAGCTTCAGCTATGTACTTGATTTCCCACTAAGCGTCTTTTAGAGAAGATTATAAACTAAGTTTTGGTATAATAAAACTTTCCATGCGATGGAGCCTTTACTTTTGGTACACTTCAAAAGATGACCCTGCGGATGCAGAAGCACCTTCACACAAGTATTTACTCAAAGGTGGCTTTATAAAGCAGGTCGCTTCCGGCATTTACGCTCTTACGCCCCCCGGCTATAGGGTGATAAGGAAGATAGAGAATATAGTAAGGAAAGAGATGGAAAGGAGCGGTGCACAGGAGGTTCTACTCACAGTTCTAAACCCTGCGGAGCTCTGGAAAGAGACAGGAAGGTGGGATCTTTACGGAAGAGAGCTTTTTACTCTAAAAGACAGGCACGGCAGAGAGTACTGCTTGGGACCCACCCACGAAGAGGAGATAACGGACTTGGTCAGAAGTTTTGTGAATTCTTATAGACAACTACCTTTCATACTCTACCAGATACAGGTAAAGTTCAGGGACGAGAAAAGACCCCGTTTTGGCCTTATCCGTGGAAGAGAGTTCATCATGAAGGATGCTTACTCCTTTGATACAGATGAGTTTTCCGCGATGATGTCTTACGAGACCATGAGGTTTGCTTACGAGAGAATCTTTAAAAAGCTAAGGTTAAACACCCTGATGGTAGAGGCAAGCGTGGGAGCCATAGGGGGTATAAGCTCTCACGAATTTGTAATCCTCACAGACTACGGAGAGGCAAAAGTAGCTTACTGCCCAAGTTGTGGCTACTCTGCTAACGCAGAGATAGTAAAACTCCCTCTTGGAAAACA
Above is a genomic segment from Hydrogenobacter hydrogenophilus containing:
- the moaC gene encoding cyclic pyranopterin monophosphate synthase MoaC — its product is MRTVDVSSKPTTLRTAKAYGRIRLSPQTVKAILEGKIPKGNVLEASKLAGIMSVKRTSELLPFCHPLTFQHAQVDINIKEDTIEAFSYVKGIERTGYEMEALTSVAICLLTIYDMCKGMDPSMVIEEIKLIEKTGGKSHWAKDLSDKRVLVLAEEELFNIIAGYLEKLNPLVVSTQEAEGYHMVISTQDIPIAEEFYGLEIVVNQTLFSLLPTYLRKGVRVGKDPLGRVVIHIEPSEHIISAFFENFSQLLGTWADG
- the thiD gene encoding bifunctional hydroxymethylpyrimidine kinase/phosphomethylpyrimidine kinase; the protein is MIPKALTIAGSDSGGGAGIQADLKTFTVLGVYGMTAITSITVQNTVGVFGVYDLPAHVVYNQIKVVVEDIGVDAAKTGMLSSEEIIKAVSKAIKDFRIENLVVDPVMRAKSGDSLLAPSAKETLIKELLPLALVATPNIPEAQEMCGFEIKGLEDMEKACKVIYSFGPSYVVVKGGHLEGDKKVDVVYDGKSFHYLEGKYVLTKNTHGTGCTFSSAITAFLAKGEEPLEAIRKAKHYLQSAIEKSLDIGHGHGPLNHMWML
- the purM gene encoding phosphoribosylformylglycinamidine cyclo-ligase, with the protein product MDKLTYKSAGVDIQKAEEFVDYIKQKVKHLSKGVLLWGSFASGLEIRGYKEPVIMMSTDGVGTKLKIAQAVGIHHTIGIDLVAMNVNDVITSGAKPIAFLDYIATGKIDLNVLKKVIDGIVEGCKIANVPLVGGETAEMPDFYPDGVYDLAGFCLGVCEKDELITGEDIKEGDVLVGFASSGFHSNGFSLIRKVLELKRVSYTDKVDGKYVYELLLEPTRIYAQEIEKLKGKVKLKGMAHITGGGIKGNLIRILPEGKRAVVEKKLIPKNYVFDWIRELGAIEEDEMYRTFNMGLGFVLVVEEGQVHKVKELAESAFVCGYIEEGKKDVLLV
- the thpR gene encoding RNA 2',3'-cyclic phosphodiesterase encodes the protein MIRAFVGFFTTKKLYEHIEKLEKQTESFIKGKWVEPQNLHITFQFLGDIEEEKLMDVIKNIQTVANRYKPIQVKYRSLGVFPSIDKARVLWIGVSEGSNQLRDLAKEVIRANRRSGIREEGKPFHPHVTICRIKEFDRKKLRDLLKHYENTNFGEDVVDRIALVKSSLSSIGPIYTILEEFYFHG
- the bamA gene encoding outer membrane protein assembly factor BamA, with the translated sequence MSYLFRKAFLMSLLFAGFSFGQVIQRVEISGAKYVPDEVIRALIKAREGITYTPDLVREDIRRLYRTGFFDKIEVREEREGDKVILYYNVVDLPIIYKIEFTGNRKIKSEDLERKIGIETEVGKIDIEELTKGYTSSPAIEEKVEIQRRLKLGRVLSREEMEYIKRKIIEAYAKEGYPNVVVSYQLVPKKGASKLVYQIVEGSPEYVSSIVFKGNKTFRSGRLLDQMETKPPSLLAFRLHPPFSEEVLKDDIRRLEDFYRSEGFLDAKISYNITKKDSKYTVEIDIYEGKRYKLDELKIEGNTLFSYNELVGKILKKNKGGYYREQVINDLIENIKKQYSSIGFLNVSVSKDEKVDSEGKKVNVVLKINEGEPVYVDRIQIRGNYETRDYVIRREMRLQEGELADEKEIERSRTRIFNLGYYEDVSIQPLPSEGKRWDFEVNVRERFTGQFSVGLGYNQVTKVAGFVSLRKGNFLGTGDIAGISVSYGSRYKDNSVSYTKKWFLNRPMDLTGSLYDRRIDYTTYTVSRTGIDLILSRELAEYWRVSGGFSLQKVRYSNISPNASPVVQQEAGTRQSRKLILGITRDTRDNYLFPTKGALTDLNYSVAVPVLGGTEKFNKVVLSHQMFMKDNIFDTGLILSLKGVVGVVEPYGGKTVPLDERFFVGGDFTIRGYKYGYAGPLDPNTNDPIGGNRELILSAELNYPIYKNILYGAVFYDTGLAANSWKDFKPQNFRGGYGVGIRFITPFAPIKLDWAFKTKKVPGDTSRSKLHFVLGVFF